A region from the Candidatus Methanoperedens sp. genome encodes:
- the gpmI gene encoding 2,3-bisphosphoglycerate-independent phosphoglycerate mutase — MIKKRPLLLMILDGYGLRENAEGNAITSAKTPNLDKLFSGYPNSRLIASGMSVGLPQGQMGNSEVGHLNIGAGRIVYQDLTRITKSIREGDFFSNKTLLDAVKNARNNGSSLHLMGLLSDGGVHSHISHLYALLELAKKQGIKKVYIHAFLDGRDVPPKSALNYIKDAEKKMKELGGEFATISGRYYAMDRDRRWERVEKVYNAMTAGQGITAETATYAVENAYVRGETDEFVAPVVITKKGRPVAQISDNDSIIFFNFRSDRAREITRAFIDPQFRDFKRDFNPHTHFVCLTQYDETFNMPVAFQPESLKNILADVLSKHHLKQLRIAETEKYAHVTFFFNGGRETPVEGEERLLIPSPKVPTYDLQPEMSAPLVTDEVVKALSSGKYDAIILNYANLDMVGHTGIFDAAVAAVEAIDDCIGRVFDAVKAREGLLIITADHGNAEQMLDDSVPHTAHTSYPVPFIFCEKGIKLKDGILADIAPTLLDVLGLEKPQEMTGKSLIKPL; from the coding sequence ATGATTAAAAAAAGACCTTTATTATTAATGATACTGGACGGCTATGGTCTGCGTGAGAACGCAGAGGGAAACGCCATAACATCCGCAAAAACACCTAACCTCGATAAACTTTTTTCAGGCTATCCTAATTCCAGGCTTATTGCCTCTGGCATGTCAGTGGGACTACCCCAGGGGCAGATGGGCAACTCAGAGGTCGGGCACCTTAATATAGGCGCCGGAAGGATTGTTTACCAGGATCTGACGCGGATAACAAAATCGATCCGCGAAGGGGATTTTTTCAGCAACAAAACGCTTCTGGATGCTGTAAAAAACGCCAGAAACAATGGTTCATCGCTGCATCTCATGGGTTTGCTTTCAGACGGGGGAGTTCACAGTCACATTTCGCATTTATATGCGCTGCTTGAACTGGCAAAAAAGCAGGGTATTAAAAAGGTATACATCCATGCATTTCTTGACGGCAGGGATGTGCCTCCGAAGAGCGCTTTGAATTATATTAAAGATGCGGAAAAAAAAATGAAAGAACTGGGCGGGGAATTTGCCACAATTTCAGGAAGATATTATGCCATGGACAGGGACAGAAGATGGGAGAGGGTGGAAAAGGTTTACAATGCCATGACAGCAGGGCAGGGTATTACAGCAGAGACTGCGACTTATGCCGTGGAAAATGCATATGTGCGCGGCGAGACGGATGAGTTTGTCGCACCTGTGGTGATTACCAAAAAAGGCAGGCCAGTCGCTCAAATCTCGGATAATGACTCCATAATATTCTTTAATTTTCGCTCAGACCGCGCCCGCGAGATAACCCGCGCCTTCATAGACCCGCAATTCAGGGATTTTAAGCGAGATTTTAATCCGCATACACATTTCGTGTGCCTTACACAGTATGATGAGACATTCAATATGCCTGTCGCCTTCCAACCGGAATCCCTGAAGAATATTCTCGCAGATGTCCTGTCCAAACATCATTTGAAACAGCTTCGAATCGCAGAGACGGAAAAATATGCTCATGTTACATTCTTTTTTAACGGGGGGCGGGAAACGCCAGTAGAAGGCGAGGAAAGGCTCCTGATCCCCTCCCCGAAAGTACCTACTTACGACCTGCAGCCTGAAATGAGCGCTCCTCTCGTGACGGATGAGGTGGTGAAAGCGCTGTCTTCAGGCAAATACGATGCGATAATCCTGAATTATGCCAATCTTGATATGGTTGGGCATACAGGAATATTTGATGCTGCCGTGGCTGCCGTGGAGGCAATCGATGACTGCATCGGCAGGGTATTTGATGCTGTAAAAGCCCGGGAGGGGTTGTTGATAATAACCGCTGACCACGGCAATGCTGAGCAGATGCTGGACGATAGCGTTCCACATACTGCCCATACCTCTTACCCGGTTCCTTTCATTTTCTGTGAGAAGGGCATCAAGCTCAAGGATGGGATACTTGCTGATATAGCCCCTACCCTGCTCGATGTTCTGGGGCTTGAAAAACCGCAAGAGATGACAGGAAAGTCTTTAATAAAACCGCTATAA